In Mycobacterium sp. ITM-2016-00317, the genomic window CTACGTGCGCACGCTGGACACCTGGGCCGAGGGGCTGGAAGCCCATCACGACGAGGCGGTCGCCGCGACGTCCGAAGAGGTGTATCAGCGCTACATGAAGTACCTGACCGGTTGCAGCGACTTCTTCAACCGCGGCATCAGCGAACTGGCGCAGTTCACGCTCGTCAAGAGCTGACGGTCAGGGCAGGCCGAACACCAGCGACACGTTGTGCCCGCCGAACCCGAACGAGTTGTTGATCGCGTAGTGGTAGTCACCCGGGCGCGGGCTGCCTGCCACCACGTCCAGATTGATCTCCGGGTCCAGGTTCTTCAGATTCCGGGTCGGGGGGATGACGCCGTCGCGCAGGGCCAGCAGCGTCAGGATCGACTCCACCGCGCCGACCGCGCCGACCGAGTGCCCGAGCGCGCCCTTGGGCGCGTACACCGCGGGCGCGTGGCCGCCGAGCGCCTTGTTGATCGCCACGGATTCCGCGAGGTCACCCACGCTGGTGCCGGTCGCATGGGCGTTGATGTGGTCGATGTCGGTCGGTGACAGACCTGCCAACTGGATTGCGCGCGTCATCGCGTATCCGGCTCGTTCGCCGTTCGGGTCGGGCGCGACCATGTGGAACCCGTCCGACGTGATGCTCGCCCCCATCACCCGGCCCAGGATGTTCGCGCCGCGTGCTTTGGCGTGCTCTTCGGTCTCGATCACCAGCAGCGCGCCGCCCTCCCCGAACACGAAGCCGTCGCGGTCCCTGTCGAACGGCCGGCAGGCGCCGGCGGGATCGTCGTTGTTGGTCGACATCACGATGCGCATCTGGGCGAACCCGGCGATCGGGACGGCCTCGATCCGCGACTCCACTCCCCCGCAGATCGCGACGTCGGCCTCGCCCAGGATGATCTGCCGCCACGCCTGCGCCACCCCCTCGGAGCCCGACGCACAGGCCGAGACCGGGGTCAGGATGGCTGCGCACGCGTGGCGTTCGACGGCGACCGACGTGGACGGAGCGCTCGGGATGTACTTCTGCACCGTGGTCGGGGAGATGACCTGGTACCCGCGGTCGCGCATGTCGTCGTAGGCGAAGGCCATCACCTCCAGGCCGCCGATCCCGGTGCCGATGGACACCGCCAGCCGCAGCGGATCCACCTCGGGTGCGCCGGCGTTCTCCCAGGCCCGCCGGCCGAGCACCAGCGCCATGCGCTGAACGTACGAATTGCTCTCGACCTCTTCGGGGGTCATCTGTTCGTCGAAGGTCTCCAGCAGATGCCCGCCGATGCGGACCGGCAGGTCGAATTCCTCGACGAAGGGGTCGTCCAGGGTTCTGATGCCGCTGTGCCCCGCCAGCAGCCCCTGCCAGGTCGATTCGACGCTGGTGCCCAGTGCGGTGGTCATGGCGACCCCCGTCACCACCACGTCCGGAAACTTCGCCATGGTCCCCCCATGTTGCCGATGCGGTCGACGTCATTGCCCCCCACCCGCCATCTTCCTCGCGCGCGGGCGGTCCCGCTACGGGGTATTCGCATCGGCTCACCGGGGAGAGCCCCTCAGCCCTCCACCGACGACAGGTTGAAGGCTGCGCCGGTCGGATCCGTGACCGCCGCCAGCCTGCCGTACGGGGTGTCCTCCGCGCCGCGCAGGACCCCGCCGCCGTTATCGGTGATCAGCTGCACGGTCTTGTCGACGTCGTCGGCGCCGAGGAAGAAGCTCCAGTGGGACGGCCAGTCCCCCGGGAGGTTGCCGCCGTCCATCACGCCGATCAGCGCCTCCCCGTCGAAGGTTGCTGTGCTGTAGCGGAATTCGTCGGAGTCGGCGACTGTGTCGGTGGTCCAGCCGAAAACGTCCCGGTAGAAGGTCAGCGCAGCGCGGTAGTCGCGGGTGGTGAGTTGGTGATAGACCGGAGCACCGGGTTCGCCGACGACGTCGTAACCGCGGTGGCCGGTAGGTTGCCACAGCCCGAAGAGCGCGCCCGCAGAGTCGGCTGCCATGCCCATCCGGCCCTTGTCGGGGACGTCCATCGGGGGCACGCACGACGTGCCCCCGGCCGCGACCGCTTTGGCGACGGTCGCGTCGGCGTCTGCGGTGTGCAGGTAGGTGGTCCAGCCGTCGGGCGCGTTCCACTGCGGTTCGTTGGCCATCAATCCGGCCACCGGCCGTCCGTCGAGTAGCGCGGTGACATAGCCGCCGTACTCGGGCGCGGCGGTGTCAAAGGTCCAGCCGAAGACCGTGCCGTAGAAATTCCTTGCGCGGTCGAGGTCGGAGGTGGCCAGGTCGACCCAGATGGGTGCGCCCAGCGGGGCGGTGGTGCGGACGGGCATTGGATTCTCCTCGGTGGTGGTGGTCACCGATGCAGACCAGGCGCCCCGCGGGAACTCATCGCGCCCCCGCTCACGACCCTTCTGCGAATCGGGCGCGCTCGAGCACCGTGAGGGTGCCTGAGCGCGCCCGATTCACCTGACTAGGCGGGGGTGTACCCCAGCGCGGCCTTGACCTCGAGGAACTCGTCGAACGCGAACGGCCCCCACTCGCGGCCGTTGCCGCTGCGCTTGTAGCCACCGAACGGCGCGGCCAGGTCGAAGCCGTGGTTGATCGCGACCGATCCGGCCCGGATCCGGCGGGCCACCGCGCGTGCCTGCTCCAGGTCGGCGCCCGAAACATAGCCGGCCAGACCGTATTCGGTGTCGTTGCCGATCGCGACGGCCTGGTCGAGGTCGTCGTAGCCCAGGATGCACAGCACCGGGCCGAAGATCTCCTCGCGTGCGATCGTCATGTCGTTGGTGACGTTGGCGAACACCGTCGGCTTGACGAAGTAGCCCTTGTCGATGCCGTCGGGACGTCCGGTGCCGCCGACGACGAGCGTGGCGCCCTGGTCGATGCCGCTCTGGATCAGGCCCTGGATCTTCTCGAACTGTGCCCGCGACGCGACCGGCCCGATCGCGGACTTGTCGGACGGGTCACCGACCTTGACCGCCGACGCGGTGTCCCGGGCGACCGCGATGGCCTCGTCCATCCGCGAGTTCGGCACCAGCATGCGCGACGGCGCGTTGCAGCTCTGCCCGCTGTTGACCATCATCACCGAGGTGCCCGCGGCCACGCTCTTGGCGAAGTCGTCGTCGTCGAGCACGATGTTCGGGCTCTTGCCGCCCAGTTCCTGGGTGACGCGCTTGACGGTCGTGGCTGCGTTGCGGGCGACCTCGACGCCGGCGCGAGTCGAACCGGTGAACGACACCATGTCGATGTCGGGGTGACTGGAGATCGCCGCACCCACACCGGGCCCGTCGCCGTAGACCAGGTTGTACACACCGGCCGGAACCCCGGCGGCGTCGATGATCTCGGAGAAGATCTGCGCCGAATACGGCGCCACCTCGGACGGTTTGAGCACCATCGTGTTACCGGTGGCCAGCGCCGGGAACACCTTGCACGCGATCTGGTTGATCGGCCAGTTCCACGGCGTGATCAGCCCGCAGACCCCGATCGGCTCCTTGACCACCAGGGTGCTGCCGTGCTGTTCCTCGAACGCGAAGTTCTTCAGCGCGTCGATCGCGGTGGCCAGGTGCCCCATGCCGAGGTTCACCTGCGGCCCGGACGCCAGTGACGCGGGTGCGCCCATCTCCTCGGTGACGGCCTCGGCCAGTTCGCCTGCCCGCTTCTGGTACTCGGCCATGATCGCGCCGAGCAGCTCGAGGCGCTCCTCCCGGGTGGTCAGCGCCCAGCTGTCGAACGCCCGCCGCGCCGCGGTGACCGCGAGGTCCACGTCGGCCGACGAGCCCAGTGCGATCCTGCCGGAGATCTCCTCGGTGGCCGGGTTGTCGACCTCCAGGGCGTTGGGCCGTACCGGCTCGACCCACTGCCCGTCGATGTAGTGCTTCAGATAATCACGCATGTCCCTACTCTTCCCTAGAACGCATCTCTACTGTGTGCCTTCGGCATACCAGGTACGGAAACGGTCGTATTTCGGCATCTCCTCGGAGTTCGCCTTCGGGTCGATGCACACATGCACCACCGCGGTCTTGCCGCTGGCGTACGCCCGTTGGATGGCCGGGCCGATCTCGTCCTCCTTCTCGACGTATTCGCCGTGGCAGCCGAAGCCCTCGGCGATCTTGTCCATCCGGACGTCCTTGCTCCAGTGCACGCCGGGCTGCGGTGACGGCTGCTCGAACGTGCGCTTGTACACGCCCACTTCCAGACCCCACTGGTGGTCGACGCCGACCACGCAGACCAACGGCAGGTTCTCCCGGGCCGCGGTCTCCAGTTCGGCGATGTGGAACAGGAACGCCGAGTCGCTGGTGAGCAACATGACCGGCCGCTTGCGACCCTCGGCGACCGACGCGCCGACGGCGTAGGGCAGGCCGGTGCCGAGGTGGCCGAAGTTCTGGTTCCAGATCACGTCGCGCGGCTTGGTCTGCGAATAGGTCCACTGGAAGATCACCGTCGCCCCGCCGTCACGGACCATGATGCCGTCGGGCGCGTACTCGTCGAACGCCTTGGTGGCCTCGACGACGAACCGGGCCGGGTGCACCGGGGTGCGCCCGCTCGGGGCCTCTTCGGCGACCCGGGCCAACTCGGCGGCATCGTCGGCAATCAGCTTCTGCAGGTTGGCCGACGCGGTCCGTGGGGCGTCCCGCAGCGCCTCGACCAACTGCGGCACCACCCCGCGCAGATCGCCGACCAGCGGCACGTCGAATCGGCGGTTCACCCCGATCGCGGTGGGATCCTGTTCGACGTACACCCATTTGCGGTTCGCGTCGTTGGCCGCCCAGTGCTGGGTCCGGCCGTAGTGCATCGGTTCGCCGAGTTCGGTGCCCAGCGCCACGCACAGGTCGGACTCCTCTACCGCGGCGTTGGCGGCCGGGGAGAACAGGTACGGGAAGGTGCGGTCCTCCAGGCCGGGGATGAACGAGGTGCCGCCGGAGGTCTGGATCACCGGGCAGGCCATCAGCTCGGCCAGCTCGCGAACCTGCTCCTGGGTCCGTGAGGTGTGAACGCCGTGGCCCACCAGCAGGATCGGGCGCTCGGCCTGCCGGATCAGTTCGGCCGCCTCGGCGACCTCGCGGGCGCCGGCGCCCTGGTTCACCAGCCGGTACGCCGACGGCTCGGGCGCGTCACCGAGGTCGAGTTCTTCGAGGATGACGTGCGACGGGAACTCGATGTAGGCAGGCCCGGGGGTGCCTGACATGGCCCGGCGGATGGCCTCGTGCACGATCTCATCGGTCTGGTCGGCGTACTCGATCGAGCTGCTGTACTTCACCGACGGCGCGAAAAGGCCCTCCTGCTGGACGAACTGGATGCGACCGCGGCGCACCCGGCGTTCGGTGATGCGGGCGCGCTGCCCGCCGAGGAAGATCACCGGCGAGTTCTCCACCAGTGCGCACATCATCGCCCCGGCGATGTTGGCCACGCCCGGGCCGAGCGTGCCGATGCACAGGCCCGGCGCGCCGGTCATCCGGGACGCCGCCTCCGCCATGAAGCCGGCGCTCAGTTCGTGGTGCGGCGCGACGACCGACCACCCGCGGGCGTCCGCCTCGGTGAACATGTGCACGAAGTTGGGGTCGGGGATCCCGAACAGCGTGTTGACGCCCTCGGCCTCGAAGAGGTCGAGAATGCGCTTGTACACGGGTACACCCATGGTCATATCCCTTTCGAATATCTCTGCGAGAGTCTTTTCCGTTGTGCTGCAGCAGAACCGAACAACGACCGGTTCAGCGTGGCGCGTTTGAGGTAGACGTGGATGCCGCTCTCCCACGTGTAGCCGATACCGCCGTGCAGCTGCATCGCCTTGCCTGCCACCTCGACCGCGGCCGAGCATGCGTAGGACTTCGCCATTGCGGCCGACACGGCGGCGTCGCCTCCGTCGGCGAGCACACCGACCGCATCGGAGATCAGCCTCCGGGCCACCTCGACGGCGACGAGCATGTCGGCACACGCATGCTTGACGGCCTGGAACGATCCGATGGGCAGGCCGAACTGGTGCCGCATCTTCACGTAATCGACAGTGGCGGTGAGCATCTGCTCGGCCAGACCGAGGCTGTCGCAGGCGACGGCGACCTCGGCGCGATGCCGTAGCGCCTCCGGGTCACCGTCGAACGTCAGCAGTTCGGTGATGCCTGCCGCGTCGGCGGTGACGGTCGCGAGCCTGCGTGTCTCGTCGACGACGGGCTGTGCCGCGACGGTCACCTGCGTGCTGTCCACCACCGCCATCGTGCCGCCGGCCAGCACCAGCAGCCGGTCGGCGCCGATGGCGTCGGGGACGAACGCCGCTTGTCCGGTCAGTCTCGCCCCGTCGACGGTGAACCCGTCGGTGACCACTGCCAAGCGGCCCCGTCCCGACGCGACCCCGGCCAGCAGCTCATCCCGACCAATGCTGGGCGCCGACAGGTTCAGCGCTCCGGCGGCCAGTACCGCGCTGCCCAGGTAGTGGCTCGCGGCTGCGGCCCGCCCGATCTGTTCCAGGACCAGCGCGGCCTCGACGAACGTCGCCCCGGCCCCACCCAGTTCGTCGGGAACCTCCAGGCCGGTCCATCCGGCCTCGACCAGCACCGCCCAGTCGGGTGCGCGGTCCTTGGCCAGCAGTTCTGCTGCGGCCGAGCGGAGTTCGTCGTGGAACTCGGAGAACGCGGTGGCTGTCACGCGACGCTCGGTTCCCGCGGCAGCCCGAGCCCGCGCTCGGCGATGATGGTGCGCTGGATCTCGCTGGCGCCGCCGGGGATCGTCCACTCCCAGGAGCCCACGAAATCGAGCACCCACGAACCGGATTCCCATCCGCTCGACATCGGCTTGGCCAGCACGGTGTGCGCTTCCAGACCGCCGATCTCGGCGCCGAAGTCGGTGAGTCGTTGCAGCAGTTCGCTGTAGTACAGCTTGACGATCGACGCGTCGGCCGGCCCGGCCGCCCCGTGTTCGACGATCTGCCTGCACAGCCCCCGCAGCCCGGTGATCTCGGTGTCGAACGCAGCCAGCCGGTCGGCGACGACCGGGTCGTCCAGCGGCGCGGTCTCGACCAGCCGGCGGAACCCGGCGTTGCCCAAGCGTTCGGCGAGCTCCAGCATCGTCATCCCGCGTTCGGCGCCCAGCGTCGCCTGCGCCACCTGCCAGCCCTCGTTCTCGGCGCCGACCAGGTTGGCCGCGGGGATGATGACGTCGTCGAGGAAGATCTCGCAGAAGTGGGAGTCGCCGACCGCGTTGCGGATCGGACGGACCTCCACCCCGGGGCTGGTCATGTCGAGCAGGAAGTAGGAGATGCCCTTCCGCTTCGGCGCACCCGGATCGGTGCGGGCCAGCAGCAGGCACCAGTCGGCGTGCATCCCGCCGCTGGCCCAGACCTTCTGCCCGCTGACCACGAACTCGTCGTTACCCACCCGGCGGGCGGTGGTGCGCAGCGCGGCCAGGTCGGAGCCCGCCTCGGGTTCGGAGAAGCCTTGCACCCAGATCTCGCCGTCGAGGATCGCGGGCAGGTGCCGCCGACGCTGTTCCTCGGTGCCCGCGATCAGCAGCGTGGACGCGGCGTGGTGGATGCCGACGAACGCCAGCACCAGTCGCGGTGCGTCGTGGGCGGCCAGCTCCTGGTACAGCACCACCTGCTGATCGACGGAGAGCCCGCCGCCCCATTCCGCCGTCCAGTGCGGCACCGCGTAGCCGGCGCTGTGCAGTTCGGCGAACCAGGCTTTCTGGAAGCGGACGAACTCGTCGTCGCTCGCGCCGGTCTGGGAGGCACGCCAGTCGGCCGGGATGTGTTCGCGGCACCAGGCCCGCACCTGCTCGCGAAACTGAGCTTGTGACTGAGAATCCGCCGGATGATCGCGTTGATCTTCAGTTTCGGCGGTCATGCGAACAGCCCTGTCAGGCCGCGTGTTCCGGCCGCCCGGGTGAGGTGGTCGCGGGTGCCGGACGCGCCGAACGGCAGCCGGCGCAGCGGCTGGCTGTACCGCGACAGCCACGACAGCGTGGTCTCGTCGCAGAAGCCGACCGCGCCGTGGAGCTGATGGCACACCCGGAACACCACGTCGGCCGCCTCGATCGCGGCGAGCCGCAGCGCCAGCGCATCGGTGACGGCGTGCGCTTCGTCGGTCGAGATACTCCACAATGCGTGCTTGGCCAGGATGTCGAGGCCGCTGCGCTCGACTTCGGCGTCGGTGAGCTGGAACTGCACGCCCTGGAACGACGACAACGTCTGGCCGAACTGCTTGCGCAGGCCGACGTGTGCGACGGTCAGCTCCACGGCGCGATCCAGCATGCCCAGCAGGGTCCAGCACGGCAGGACCAGTCCGAGTGCGACGTCTGCAGCCCCGGACACGTCCGCCGGTGTCAGCTCCAGTTCGGTGACGAACCCCGGCTGTGTGTCGCCCCGGCCGGTGACCGTCGACCGCCGACCGTCGAGTGTCACTGCGGCCCAACGTGTCCGGAGCCCGGCGAGGGCGCCGGCCGGACGGGGGCCGCCGACCACGACCAGTCCGTCGACGTCCGGGTCGGCGGGGGCGGCCAGCCGCTCGGCCAGCGGGTAGGGCACCGCCCAGTAGCCCGCGCTGCGGCACAGCGCAGCTGCCGCCTCCAGCCCGTCGGCGTCGGTGCGGGGGTCCAGATCCCACGCGCCGAGCCCGTCGAGCACCGGTGTCACCATCGCTTCCCGGTCGTCGGGTGCGTCCTGCGCGTGCATCACCAGCGCATCGCCGCCGGCCGCACCGAACGCCTGCCGCGCCTGCCTGCCGTACTCGAGGGCGTCCTCGCTGAGCTGAGGATCACCGCGACGCCCCCTTCAGCATCGACCTAGACAGTAGAATACGTTGCATCTCAATGCTTCCCGACGACACCGTGGACGCCTGCGAGTAGCGCCAGTGGTCCTCCACCTCGCCGAGGAACCAGGCTGCCCGCGGTTGGCCGCGCTCGACCTCGGCCGCGATGTCCATCAGCACCTCGGCGCTGTCCTGGTCCAGTGTGGTCACCGCGATGCGGTAGGCCGCCGCATCACCCGGGGTGACGCGGCCGCTGCTCTGCTGAGCGACGACGCGGTAGGCCATCAGGCGGGCCCTGCGGCAGTGGGTGAGCATCCGGATCCAGCGCCCGCGGAGCTCGTCGGACAGCATGTCCCAGCGCTCGCCGAGTACTGCAGGCGCCGCGGCGAGCAGCCGTTCGCACCGCGCGTATCTCGCGATACCGACCCGCTCGAAGGCCATCACGTCCTGCACGATCGACCAGCCCTGGTCGACGGTGCCGAGCACGTCGGCCTCGGTGACCCGCAGGTCGTCGAAGAACACCTCGTTGAGGTGGTGCGGACCCATCATGCAGTCGATCGGGCGGACCGTGATGGCCGGATCGTCCATCGGCACCAGGAAGATCGTCAGGCCCTGCTGTTTCTTGTCCCCGCGGGAGGTGCGGGCCAGCAGGAAGCACCACTGCGCCATCGTCGCGTAGGACGTCCAGATCTTCTGGCCGCTGACCGACCAGCCGCCGGAGCCGTCCTCGACCGGGCGGGCGTGGGTGCGCAACGACGCCAGGTCCGAGCGGCCTCGGGCTCGGAGAAGCCCTGGCACCAGATCACCTCGCCGGCCGCGATCGGCGGCAGATGCCTGCGCTGCAGCTCCTCGGTGCCGTGGCGCATGATGATCGGCCCGACCCAGTTCACCCCCATGTACTGGGCACCGCGCGGTTCGTGGTGGGCCCACATCTCCTCGCGCACGACGGTCTGCTCCCACACCGACGCGCCGCCGCCGCCGAACTCCGGCGGCCACGCCAGGCACAGCAGGTTGCGTTCGGCCAGGATGCGGCAGAACGCCTGGGCGGTTGCCAGATCGGCCGGGTCGTCGGTGAACGCACCCAGAAAGTGTTCGGGCACATGGTCCTCGACCAGTTGCCGCAGTTCGCGGCGCAGGTCCGAAGCCCGCTTGCCCATGTCGAAGTCCACGATGCCTCCTACCCCGCACCGAGGCCGAGTTCGTCGAGCACCGCCGCGGTGTCGGCGCCGAGTTCCGGTGCGGGCCCGCGCACCTTGCCCGGTGTCCGGGAGAACCATGTCGGCACCCCGGGGAACCTGACCGGCCCCTGCGGGGTGTCCACGGTCTCGAACAGCCCGACCGCGTTGAGGTGCGGGTCGTCGAACAGCGCGTCGGGGGTGTTCAGTGGGGCGGCGGGGATCTCCAGCGCCCGGAACAGATCCAGCCATTCGGCGGTCGTGCGTTCGGCCAGCGTCTCGGCGACCAGTCCGTAGACGGCGTCGATCTGATGTGCGCGGGCTTCCAGCGTCGCGTACAGGTCCGAGTGCCACGACGGTTGCACGGCGTTGACGAACGCGTTCCAGTGCTTGTCGTTGTAGATCAGCGCGGCGATGTAGCCGTCCTTGGTGCGGTAGGGCCGCCGGTTGGGCGCCACGGTCCGTGGATAGACGGCCGGCCCGAGCGGGGGGTCGAACATGGCGCCGTTGGCATGCTCGACCAGCATGAAGGACGCCATCGTCTCGAACATGGCGACCTCGACCTCTTGCCCCTGCCCGGTCCGCTCGCGGTGGAACAGCGCCATCATCGTCGCGTACAACGCCGTCAGGCCGGCGACCTTGTCGGCCATGATGGTGCCGACGTAGTCGGCCTCACCCGTGAGTTGTCTTTGCACCTCCGGGATTCCGCACTCGGCCTGGATGGTGTCGTCGTAGGCGGGACGGTCCCGCTCCGGTCCGCGCCTGCCGTAGCCGTAGCAGTTGGTGTAGACGATCGACGGGTTGAGGGCCGCGACGTCGTCGTAGCCGAGGCCGAGCTTGGTGATCGCTTTGGCGCGCATCGAATGGATGAACACGTCGGCGCGTTCCACGAGGGCCCGGATCGCGTCACTGCCCTGGTCGGTGCGCAGATCGAGCACCACGCTGCGCTTGCCGCGGTTGACGTTGACGAACACCCCACTCATCCCGGGGATCGGGCCGACCGAGATGAACCGGGTGTTGTCCCCTTCGGGTGGTTCGACTTTGATCACGTCGGCGCCCATGTCGGTCATGATCTGCGTGCAGTAGGGACCCATCACCATCGCGGTGAGGTCGACGACGCGGATGCCTGCGAGTGGGCCGTTCTCAGGCATGGCCAGCCCCCTGGGCTGCCATCCCGAAGCTGTAGCGGATGTGTTCGTTGTGGCCGTCGGGCACCACCGGGAACAGCACCGGCTCGGAGAAGTCCCGGATCGCGTCGATCTGCCCGGCGAAATCCTCGATCGTCCACGACGGCCGGTACACCCCCGGTGTCTCGGCGATCACCGCGCGCGCCATCCGTCCGGCCAGCGCGATGAAGATCTCCCCTGTCACCGAACACGATTCGTGGGCCAGCCAGCCGACGGCGGGGGCGACCAGCTCCGGCCCCATCGGCGGGTAGGCCGAGGTGTCGATGCCCTCGGCCATCCGGGTCACGGCCGCGGGAACGATGACGTTGCTGCGCACCCCGTGGGCCGCGCCCTCGACGGCGGCCACGTTGGACAGTCCGATCACGCCGGCCTTCGCGACGGCGTAATTGGCGACGTCGTGGTTGCCGTACAGCCCCCCGATCGAGGACGTCAGCACGATGCGGCCGTAGCCGTTGTCGCACATCACCGGGAACACCTGCCGCACCAGGTGGAACGCGCCGCGCTGGTGCACGTCGACCACGGCGTCGAAGTCCTCGTAGCTCATCTCCCGCAGCGAACCGCGCCGTACGTTGCCGGCGTTGTGCACGAGCACGTCGGCGCGGCCGTAAGCCTCCAGCGCGGCCGCGACGATCGCCTCGCCCCCGTCGGCCGTGGCCACCGAGTCGGCGTTGGCGACCGCGT contains:
- a CDS encoding acyl-CoA dehydrogenase family protein gives rise to the protein MMHAQDAPDDREAMVTPVLDGLGAWDLDPRTDADGLEAAAALCRSAGYWAVPYPLAERLAAPADPDVDGLVVVGGPRPAGALAGLRTRWAAVTLDGRRSTVTGRGDTQPGFVTELELTPADVSGAADVALGLVLPCWTLLGMLDRAVELTVAHVGLRKQFGQTLSSFQGVQFQLTDAEVERSGLDILAKHALWSISTDEAHAVTDALALRLAAIEAADVVFRVCHQLHGAVGFCDETTLSWLSRYSQPLRRLPFGASGTRDHLTRAAGTRGLTGLFA
- a CDS encoding acyl-CoA dehydrogenase family protein: MTAETEDQRDHPADSQSQAQFREQVRAWCREHIPADWRASQTGASDDEFVRFQKAWFAELHSAGYAVPHWTAEWGGGLSVDQQVVLYQELAAHDAPRLVLAFVGIHHAASTLLIAGTEEQRRRHLPAILDGEIWVQGFSEPEAGSDLAALRTTARRVGNDEFVVSGQKVWASGGMHADWCLLLARTDPGAPKRKGISYFLLDMTSPGVEVRPIRNAVGDSHFCEIFLDDVIIPAANLVGAENEGWQVAQATLGAERGMTMLELAERLGNAGFRRLVETAPLDDPVVADRLAAFDTEITGLRGLCRQIVEHGAAGPADASIVKLYYSELLQRLTDFGAEIGGLEAHTVLAKPMSSGWESGSWVLDFVGSWEWTIPGGASEIQRTIIAERGLGLPREPSVA
- a CDS encoding aldehyde dehydrogenase family protein — translated: MRDYLKHYIDGQWVEPVRPNALEVDNPATEEISGRIALGSSADVDLAVTAARRAFDSWALTTREERLELLGAIMAEYQKRAGELAEAVTEEMGAPASLASGPQVNLGMGHLATAIDALKNFAFEEQHGSTLVVKEPIGVCGLITPWNWPINQIACKVFPALATGNTMVLKPSEVAPYSAQIFSEIIDAAGVPAGVYNLVYGDGPGVGAAISSHPDIDMVSFTGSTRAGVEVARNAATTVKRVTQELGGKSPNIVLDDDDFAKSVAAGTSVMMVNSGQSCNAPSRMLVPNSRMDEAIAVARDTASAVKVGDPSDKSAIGPVASRAQFEKIQGLIQSGIDQGATLVVGGTGRPDGIDKGYFVKPTVFANVTNDMTIAREEIFGPVLCILGYDDLDQAVAIGNDTEYGLAGYVSGADLEQARAVARRIRAGSVAINHGFDLAAPFGGYKRSGNGREWGPFAFDEFLEVKAALGYTPA
- a CDS encoding VOC family protein, whose protein sequence is MPVRTTAPLGAPIWVDLATSDLDRARNFYGTVFGWTFDTAAPEYGGYVTALLDGRPVAGLMANEPQWNAPDGWTTYLHTADADATVAKAVAAGGTSCVPPMDVPDKGRMGMAADSAGALFGLWQPTGHRGYDVVGEPGAPVYHQLTTRDYRAALTFYRDVFGWTTDTVADSDEFRYSTATFDGEALIGVMDGGNLPGDWPSHWSFFLGADDVDKTVQLITDNGGGVLRGAEDTPYGRLAAVTDPTGAAFNLSSVEG
- a CDS encoding thiamine pyrophosphate-binding protein, giving the protein MGVPVYKRILDLFEAEGVNTLFGIPDPNFVHMFTEADARGWSVVAPHHELSAGFMAEAASRMTGAPGLCIGTLGPGVANIAGAMMCALVENSPVIFLGGQRARITERRVRRGRIQFVQQEGLFAPSVKYSSSIEYADQTDEIVHEAIRRAMSGTPGPAYIEFPSHVILEELDLGDAPEPSAYRLVNQGAGAREVAEAAELIRQAERPILLVGHGVHTSRTQEQVRELAELMACPVIQTSGGTSFIPGLEDRTFPYLFSPAANAAVEESDLCVALGTELGEPMHYGRTQHWAANDANRKWVYVEQDPTAIGVNRRFDVPLVGDLRGVVPQLVEALRDAPRTASANLQKLIADDAAELARVAEEAPSGRTPVHPARFVVEATKAFDEYAPDGIMVRDGGATVIFQWTYSQTKPRDVIWNQNFGHLGTGLPYAVGASVAEGRKRPVMLLTSDSAFLFHIAELETAARENLPLVCVVGVDHQWGLEVGVYKRTFEQPSPQPGVHWSKDVRMDKIAEGFGCHGEYVEKEDEIGPAIQRAYASGKTAVVHVCIDPKANSEEMPKYDRFRTWYAEGTQ
- a CDS encoding SDR family NAD(P)-dependent oxidoreductase; this encodes MAELRFDGRVAIVTGGGRGLGRCYALTLAARGAKVVVNDAGGSLTGDGADAGPAAQVADEIVAAGGDAVANADSVATADGGEAIVAAALEAYGRADVLVHNAGNVRRGSLREMSYEDFDAVVDVHQRGAFHLVRQVFPVMCDNGYGRIVLTSSIGGLYGNHDVANYAVAKAGVIGLSNVAAVEGAAHGVRSNVIVPAAVTRMAEGIDTSAYPPMGPELVAPAVGWLAHESCSVTGEIFIALAGRMARAVIAETPGVYRPSWTIEDFAGQIDAIRDFSEPVLFPVVPDGHNEHIRYSFGMAAQGAGHA
- a CDS encoding CoA transferase — its product is MPENGPLAGIRVVDLTAMVMGPYCTQIMTDMGADVIKVEPPEGDNTRFISVGPIPGMSGVFVNVNRGKRSVVLDLRTDQGSDAIRALVERADVFIHSMRAKAITKLGLGYDDVAALNPSIVYTNCYGYGRRGPERDRPAYDDTIQAECGIPEVQRQLTGEADYVGTIMADKVAGLTALYATMMALFHRERTGQGQEVEVAMFETMASFMLVEHANGAMFDPPLGPAVYPRTVAPNRRPYRTKDGYIAALIYNDKHWNAFVNAVQPSWHSDLYATLEARAHQIDAVYGLVAETLAERTTAEWLDLFRALEIPAAPLNTPDALFDDPHLNAVGLFETVDTPQGPVRFPGVPTWFSRTPGKVRGPAPELGADTAAVLDELGLGAG
- a CDS encoding acyl-CoA dehydrogenase family protein — protein: MTATAFSEFHDELRSAAAELLAKDRAPDWAVLVEAGWTGLEVPDELGGAGATFVEAALVLEQIGRAAAASHYLGSAVLAAGALNLSAPSIGRDELLAGVASGRGRLAVVTDGFTVDGARLTGQAAFVPDAIGADRLLVLAGGTMAVVDSTQVTVAAQPVVDETRRLATVTADAAGITELLTFDGDPEALRHRAEVAVACDSLGLAEQMLTATVDYVKMRHQFGLPIGSFQAVKHACADMLVAVEVARRLISDAVGVLADGGDAAVSAAMAKSYACSAAVEVAGKAMQLHGGIGYTWESGIHVYLKRATLNRSLFGSAAAQRKRLSQRYSKGI
- the kasB gene encoding 3-oxoacyl-ACP synthase KasB; translation: MAKFPDVVVTGVAMTTALGTSVESTWQGLLAGHSGIRTLDDPFVEEFDLPVRIGGHLLETFDEQMTPEEVESNSYVQRMALVLGRRAWENAGAPEVDPLRLAVSIGTGIGGLEVMAFAYDDMRDRGYQVISPTTVQKYIPSAPSTSVAVERHACAAILTPVSACASGSEGVAQAWRQIILGEADVAICGGVESRIEAVPIAGFAQMRIVMSTNNDDPAGACRPFDRDRDGFVFGEGGALLVIETEEHAKARGANILGRVMGASITSDGFHMVAPDPNGERAGYAMTRAIQLAGLSPTDIDHINAHATGTSVGDLAESVAINKALGGHAPAVYAPKGALGHSVGAVGAVESILTLLALRDGVIPPTRNLKNLDPEINLDVVAGSPRPGDYHYAINNSFGFGGHNVSLVFGLP